The following are encoded in a window of Carya illinoinensis cultivar Pawnee chromosome 15, C.illinoinensisPawnee_v1, whole genome shotgun sequence genomic DNA:
- the LOC122296249 gene encoding alcohol dehydrogenase-like 6 isoform X1 — protein sequence MSSIKHPHVITCKAAVAWGAGEPLMIEQVEVSPPQPMEIRIKVVCTSLCRSDITAWQSHAIFPRIFGHEASGVVESVGEEVTEFQEGDHVLTVFTGECMKCRPCKSGKSNICEALGLERRGVMHSDHTTRFSINGKPIFHYCAVSSFSEYTVVHSGCAVKVSPLAPLDKICLLSCGVAAGLGAAWNVANISKGSTVVIFGLGTVGLSVAQGAKLRGASRIIGVDTNPKKGEKAKAFGITEFLDPNHSDQPIQQVIKHITGGGADYSFECIGDTGMITTALQSCCDGWGMTVTLGVPKVNPEIKAHYSLFLTGRTLKGSLFGGWKPKSDLPSLVDMYAKKEIQLEEFITHNIPFEDINKAFDLMVEGSCLRCVIHMK from the exons ATGTCTTCCATCAAACATCCCCACGTGATTACCTGCAAAG CTGCGGTGGCTTGGGGTGCTGGAGAGCCATTGATGATAGAGCAAGTTGAAGTGAGTCCACCCCAACCCATGGAGATTAGGATTAAAGTTGTCTGCACCTCTCTCTGCCGCAGCGATATCACAGCTTGGCAGTCCCAC GCTATATTTCCTCGAATATTTGGCCATGAAGCATCAGG GGTTGTTGAGAGTGTGGGGGAAGAAGTAACTGAGTTTCAAGAGGGAGACCACGTGCTTACTGTATTTACTGGAGAATGCATGAAATGTAGACCATGCAAATCAGGCAAAAGCAACATCTGTGAAGCACTTGGTTTGGAAAGGAGAGGTGTAATGCATAGTGATCATACGACACGCTTCTCGATAAATGGGAAGCCCATCTTTCACTATTGTGCAGTCTCAAGTTTCAGTGAATATACAGTGGTGCATTCGGGATGTGCTGTCAAAGTGAGCCCACTTGCACCTCTGGACAAAATATGCCTTCTCAGTTGTGGAGTAGCCGCAg GTTTGGGTGCAGCTTGGAATGTTGCTAATATCTCTAAAGGATCAACAGTGGTGATTTTTGGACTTGGAACAGTGGGCCTTTCT GTTGCACAGGGTGCCAAACTTCGGGGGGCATCTCGAATTATCGGTGTGGACACTAATCCGAAGAAGGGTGAAAAAG CAAAGGCTTTTGGTATAACAGAGTTTCTTGATCCAAATCACTCTGATCAACCTATTCAACAG GTTATTAAGCATATCACTGGTGGAGGGGCAGACTACTCATTTGAATGTATAGGTGATACTGGAATGATAACTACTGCATTGCAGTCATGTTGTGAT GGGTGGGGTATGACTGTTACTCTTGGCGTACCTAAAGTAAACCCAGagataaaagctcattattctCTATTTCTCACTGGAAGAACGTTGAAAGGATCTCTATTTGGGGGATGGAAACCAAAGTCTGATCTTCCCTCATTAGTAGACATGTACGCAAAGAAG GAAATTCAGCTTGAGGAATTCATCACTCATAATATTCCATTTGAAGATATCAACAAAGCTTTTGATCTCATGGTAGAAGGTAGTTGTCTGCGTTGTGTTATTCACATGAAATAG
- the LOC122296249 gene encoding alcohol dehydrogenase-like 6 isoform X2, translating into MKCRPCKSGKSNICEALGLERRGVMHSDHTTRFSINGKPIFHYCAVSSFSEYTVVHSGCAVKVSPLAPLDKICLLSCGVAAGLGAAWNVANISKGSTVVIFGLGTVGLSVAQGAKLRGASRIIGVDTNPKKGEKAKAFGITEFLDPNHSDQPIQQVIKHITGGGADYSFECIGDTGMITTALQSCCDGWGMTVTLGVPKVNPEIKAHYSLFLTGRTLKGSLFGGWKPKSDLPSLVDMYAKKEIQLEEFITHNIPFEDINKAFDLMVEGSCLRCVIHMK; encoded by the exons ATGAAATGTAGACCATGCAAATCAGGCAAAAGCAACATCTGTGAAGCACTTGGTTTGGAAAGGAGAGGTGTAATGCATAGTGATCATACGACACGCTTCTCGATAAATGGGAAGCCCATCTTTCACTATTGTGCAGTCTCAAGTTTCAGTGAATATACAGTGGTGCATTCGGGATGTGCTGTCAAAGTGAGCCCACTTGCACCTCTGGACAAAATATGCCTTCTCAGTTGTGGAGTAGCCGCAg GTTTGGGTGCAGCTTGGAATGTTGCTAATATCTCTAAAGGATCAACAGTGGTGATTTTTGGACTTGGAACAGTGGGCCTTTCT GTTGCACAGGGTGCCAAACTTCGGGGGGCATCTCGAATTATCGGTGTGGACACTAATCCGAAGAAGGGTGAAAAAG CAAAGGCTTTTGGTATAACAGAGTTTCTTGATCCAAATCACTCTGATCAACCTATTCAACAG GTTATTAAGCATATCACTGGTGGAGGGGCAGACTACTCATTTGAATGTATAGGTGATACTGGAATGATAACTACTGCATTGCAGTCATGTTGTGAT GGGTGGGGTATGACTGTTACTCTTGGCGTACCTAAAGTAAACCCAGagataaaagctcattattctCTATTTCTCACTGGAAGAACGTTGAAAGGATCTCTATTTGGGGGATGGAAACCAAAGTCTGATCTTCCCTCATTAGTAGACATGTACGCAAAGAAG GAAATTCAGCTTGAGGAATTCATCACTCATAATATTCCATTTGAAGATATCAACAAAGCTTTTGATCTCATGGTAGAAGGTAGTTGTCTGCGTTGTGTTATTCACATGAAATAG
- the LOC122296250 gene encoding NDR1/HIN1-like protein 6, with protein MAEHQRIHPVVGVEAPPTAPLVPHGSSISEKGSPVWRPPLLKHSVPVIQFHSRPAKSSSCCKCICWTISLLVLLLVIVGATAGILYLVFQPKLPSYSVDSLKISSLGLNIDMSLYAEFDVKITTYNPNKKIGIYYEKGGQLSVWYANTKLCDGELPKFYQGHQNKTVLHLALTGQTQYGSTLMTAIQEQQQTGRIPLDLKVDAPVAIKLGKLKLKKVRILGECLLVVDSLSANNSISIKASDCRFRLKL; from the coding sequence aTGGCAGAGCACCAAAGAATCCATCCAGTGGTGGGCGTGGAAGCCCCACCAACAGCTCCCTTGGTGCCTCATGGCTCGTCGATATCAGAGAAAGGTAGTCCCGTTTGGCGTCCCCCTCTGTTAAAGCATTCTGTTCCGGTGATCCAATTCCATTCAAGGCCAGCAAAGAGTAGTAGTTGTTGCAAATGCATATGTTGGACAATTAGCCTCCTTGTTCTCCTACTAGTTATAGTCGGAGCCACTGCTGGAATTCTATACCTAGTCTTCCAACCAAAGCTTCCGTCATACTCAGTTGATAGCTTGAAGATAAGCAGTTTAGGGCTCAACATTGACATGTCCCTATACGCAGAATTCGATGTGAAGATCACGACCTATAATCCAAACAAGAAGATCGGAATTTACTACGAGAAAGGGGGCCAGTTGAGTGTGTGGTATGCAAACACTAAGCTTTGTGATGGGGAATTACCAAAGTTCTATCAGGGACATCAAAACAAGACAGTACTGCATCTGGCCTTAACTGGCCAAACGCAATATGGTAGCACTTTGATGACTGCAATCCAGGAACAACAACAAACTGGAAGAATTCCTTTGGATCTTAAGGTTGATGCACCGGTGGCAATCAAACTTGGGAAGCTGAAGCTCAAAAAGGTCAGGATCTTGGGGGAATGCTTGTTGGTCGTGGATAGTTTATCTGCTAATAATTCCATCAGCATTAAAGCCAGCGATTGTAGGTTCAGGTTGAAGCTTTGA